A portion of the Anaerolineales bacterium genome contains these proteins:
- a CDS encoding response regulator, with protein MVEYADTIPHVDLILMDIRLPYEDGYEALRKLRASRLKDIPVVAVTAYASEAQMKKARKAGFDGFIGKPLDADRFPEQVHRIASGEQVWELE; from the coding sequence GTGGTCGAATATGCAGATACGATCCCCCATGTCGACTTGATTTTGATGGACATCCGCCTGCCGTACGAAGACGGGTACGAAGCGCTGCGAAAACTGCGTGCATCCCGCTTGAAGGATATTCCGGTAGTTGCCGTGACCGCATATGCAAGTGAAGCGCAAATGAAGAAAGCACGAAAAGCCGGCTTCGATGGCTTTATCGGAAAGCCGCTCGACGCCGATCGCTTTCCAGAACAAGTTCACCGTATCGCCTCCGGTGAACAAGTATGGGAGTTGGAATAG